AGGTGACTGTTTTCGGCTAGTACATCCGCAGCTAGATCATAATATTCGTATTTACAATACAGTATTAATAAATTGCCCAACGTTTCAGCAGGAAATGGATTCTGTTGCAGAAGAAATTGGAGTTTTTCAAAGCCTTCGGTAGGTTTCGTATCCATGTTCATTAGAGCTTGATTATGTAGAGTAACAGCATCTAATTCTTCTTCAGATCGAGGTGGCATGTCGGTCAAAGCTTCTCTGGCGTTGTCATCTAGAATTTGGACGTGAAAATGATTTTACGAAATGTACgataaaaattgatcgaatgaATAAAATGCTTACGATTTTTAAGTTGATATTCGATGGCTGCTTTCAAATTGAACGCTTCAACGAGAGCTGACTCGTGTAAGGTTTGAGTATTGCCTACACTTCGTACTTCGATCCCTTCTGTAGTCATACCTACGTTCAATTCAGGATGTTCTCGTATTCCACGTTCAATAATATCACCTTAACATCAACAAATTACAAACATATGGAAAAATCTGAATTACAGGTTCAAGTATtcacgtaggtatacctaccgaTATGTTTCAGAGCTGAAGTATACTCTTTCAGCCTATAATAACACAAAGCTACATTATACGATAAGTGAGGTTCGTATCCACAAATAGTCAGCGCAGTAGTGAAATTTTGCAATGCTTCTTCGTAATGACCTTCCTAAACAAATAAATCGGGTATAACTTCCATTTTTATTGGGAGTATATTTTTGGGTTGAACTACCCGgatgaaaattattggatttgATTACGTCCAGGTCTACAGGATATAGATTCGTATCTTGATCTGATCTGGCTCATGtccaaatctgatcagatctcaaTAACATTCAATCATTCTGCTGAGTAAATATGATTTTATCTATATTTGCTCAGATATAGGTACTAGTTtggtaatcatttttttttttccttttaaaccaaactcattattttttttctctctggcAACTCACTTTATAGAACAAGCTTCCTTGATTAACTGTAATATCAGGATCTTCTTCAGGCGTACCGCAGAGCTCGAGAAGAGATCTTGCACCAGTAATATCTTCTTGGCCATATTTAATGGCAGCTTTCAATTTAGTTATCTGATACAACGAAACAAATCAAACTCCatgcttcaattttcaaaaccataatCTCATTCAAAAACGAACCTCTTTCTGATAGGAAGGTGTTTTCACAGAATTGGTAACTTTCATAGCTTCTTCATACAGACAAGCTTGGTACAAAGCCTGGGCGTAGTAAATTCTGTAATGCAATTCTTCGGGGAACAGAATAGTCAATTGCTCGTAGCAGTTTGAAGCATTTACAAAATCTTGAACTTGAAAGTAACAATATGCCAGTAATGATAAAGCTGCACGAGACTGTGGATACAGATGAGAATATTATATAATGATGATTAATCgtaatttcgtttttaaatgCATTGATTACTTACGTTAAGGTTGAAATCGAGAATATTATTCAATAGAATAATAGCTTCGTTGTAGTTCTGATCTTTGATCTGTATAAATAGACATGTCCTGTTCAGTAGAATGCcagttttttaaatcaagtaggtaagtaacttACCATCATATAAATTGTTTTTGTGTATTCGCCTTCTTTGATACGTTTGtttgtttgaaacattttgaaacttggaattcaacttgtaaaaatatattCTTCATGAATAAAATCTCCTAATAGGCTAACGAAAATGGAAAACGAATGGTTTGTAGCGTGATATCATTGCCATAGCAACGTTTAAGGAACCCAAACACCTGACTTACTCAATGAACAGTATTAACAGTAATCTGTGTTACAGATTTCAACCATCATTACTAATAGAAGTGAACGAATGTTgctttaaaacttttgaaaaacgcTAGCAGAATAAATTATATGTACTGGCTTTCCATTCAattctaggtaggtattctCTAGTTTTACAACTGCCAATCATTCCAATACCAAGCATAAAATAAATACCGCCGCACTTTGCAAACATTTATTTaattaacgaattttcaaacatgttaATGCGTTTCAAAAGACCTGGCGGAATTGTACACATACAAACACAGTACCATCTTTTTAAAACGACtgatataatttaaaatttacacatCAGGAACATGAAAAACAGTGATAAATGTacagacaaaaaaataaaatcgaaatcaaTTCTTCACGAGCTCGTGAATTTCTGTACTCGTCTCCTTCTGATTTCTTCTTGTTCTTGAGATCCAAGTAAGGATTCACCTTCGCCGCTGGTTGATGGTACTTCTTCGCTTCCAGAAGGTTCGACATTactgaaaataaatcaatttagTTACGTCGAAGGTAAAAGCAGATTAGccttcaaaatgtaaattaccTCGCTGAAGTCGACGGAACCGCTGGTTTCGATTCTGGACTGGTTTGACTAGTTGAaggttcactaaaaaaaaaaaaatacgaaaaaatgttacatgatTTATCTATCTTTTTCGATAATACATAAAATtcgcgaataaaatttcaaatatttacctGCTATCAGCAGTTGGGGGGTTCGTAGGAGCACTCTCAGCTCCGCTTGAGGAACCACTCGGGCCTTGAGGTGTGGCAGTCGCCGCTGAAGTAGCGGCAGCTATACTAGCAGAAGTAATATACTGCTGCATTAAAATCACAGACGCGTCCATTAAAGTGTGAATATTACGTAGGCATTGTAAACGAGCCTCAACACCACGTCGACTATTTTCTTCCATTTGTCTCAGTTCCTCTAATGACAATCCGCTCCAGTTTTGCGGCGGCAGAGGAGGGGTAGTAACGCCtaaatagatgaaaaatatgtCGAATTAAAAGAACTGATGAAGAAAACAAGGCTAACAAATTTAATACCATTCGTACCAGGTATGAAAGGTGGCATCGGTGGTAACATGAACGGAAACGAGAACTGTTGAGGGAATTGAACTCCAGCATCTGGGTTGGCTTGGTTCGGCATATTTGATTGATTTGCATTCGCTTCAGCCGATGATCCCGAAGCTTGGGCATGCATTTGATCTGGCCTCTGTTCGCCACCAGCATCTGAACCAATTAAATGTCATCAAGAAATACATGAACACCGCAGACATACTGCAATATCGAATTCTGTACTTACTCGGTACGTTTTGCGCATTAACATTGGGCGCCGGAGGGAAAAATGGTGGTTGCCAAGCGGGAAAAGCGAATATTGGTGGCATAGCTGGATTAGGTTGAGCAGCTTGAGGAGCAGCTCCAGCAGGACGAGGTCTTTGAGTCGCCGTATTCGTACGTAGCACATTCAGACGACAAGTAGGACATGTTTGATGTCTTTGAAACCACGAACGCAGGCAAGACACGTGAAAGATATGATTACATGGTAACTTTTTAGCGCCTAAAATCAATCAACGAATTAATTAACTGATACGAGATTGAATACGATTAGTATTCTGAATTTCAACGAACCAGTTTGCATTTCTTCACGGCAAATAATGCATACATTATCGGCGGCCGCCAATTCTTCAGCTGTTGCGTCCGGATATAGAGTATTCATATTACGAATTGCTCTTCGCGAGAGTATCACGTCATTAAGCGCTTTTTTAAAGTTTCTCATCGAATAATACATGGGACGGAATGCGAATAATGGTAATGTATACAACTTGACCATCAAAGCAACGAAACACATATACAGGACTACTTTAATGAAACCTATAATTCATTTAAATTCATTAAGATCGTCTTTATTCAAAGATAATATAAATGAGCGAGTTATTCTTACCGATAACAACTTCCACGTATAATAAGAATACTGCCTTATTTTCCCAGAATACTTCACGATTCATGTCGATGATGTGGAGAATATACTTGACCGCTGTGTTTATCACTACAGTTAACAAAATAGCGTACTCGAAACCAAAAACCAACTGTACCGATGCTCCTTTAGTGATTGTATGCTGATATGCGATAGATATGAAGTATAAATCCAAAAGTCCCAATAAAGATAATAACACTGGAATCAAGgagaaacaaaattcaattccCAAGTCTTCGTACAATCAAACCACGTACCTAAAATCGAACACTTACAAACTATCCTCGTATGAAAAATCCACGAAATAACTGGACTTCGTTCCATCTAAAGAACACGAAAAAGACATTAGAGCAAAAAAGGGGCGAATTAACACTCGAATAAACCGATTTTACTCACATAATCTACTCGATCTTCACCCAACCAATGGAAAGATTTGAGAAACAGTAGAAGCGTAAATAATGCCATAAATTTAGGAGTAAAGTCATCCTTGAATACGGTGAACGCGAGACATGTTTCTGTCACAGCGTACCAGAATCTTTCAACTAAATGCTGCAAACACAATGAAATCTTTATTAGAATAATTCTAGAGCCGCATTTCACATATTTAAACGATACATACTTCTACTTCGGCAGCTCTTAATTCgccgaaaaatattttcctcatCAGTTTGCCTAATAACATGATGATCACTACAGCTTGCAGATACATGACCTAAACAGATAAGTAAGTATAGATGAATTACAAGtatatgtaattttaaattgagcATATTTCTTTAGTTACTTACAGCCATACTAGGATTAGATTTTGTTATGTAGACAACAGATGGATAAAACTGCTTTTTCTGCAGGTAAGCGTTTCCGATCACCATTACGCTCAACGCAAGCGTACCGACGGCCACAAGTGCgttcctcatttttgaaaattgcatttaaaacgatttttttgaaactaattaCACCACCGAATATGAAGATCTCTGATAATTTTTCGTCACATTATAACGCGATGGAATATGCGGATTATGGAGCGTTAGTGCTTCGGATCGCCATAATGAACAGGGGACACTCTAATCTATGAGATAATTAACGATTATCAACAATTAATTAAAATGCACAAAGGTAATTCAACGTAGAAAATGGTCTTCTTTTTATCATAGGTACTAGgtaaaaatgtttataaattgattggaaaattgttgttttgaacGGGTAATGTTGCCACGCTAATTTTTCCTAGCTAAAccgaattttggattttatgaAATGGCGAGATAAAAGGTTTCAATTCATCTCACATCAAGTTCATTTTAACTAGTTTGCTATTAATTAACCATGTTTAAAGCGTAACGAATCATTTAAGTGccataaaatgaatgaaatttaataCTATGACTATTTTTGCGAACGGATAAAATGAAACACTACAATTTTTAAGACACGTATCAACAGAAAAATCATACCATATTCTAGAATGTTGACGTGTGTAATTTTAGTTGGGCGAGGTGAAGAAAAGTAACGAattatgaatgaattttatCAACTACAATGTTCTGTAGTTTACGTATTATTAATTtcagttaaaattttaaattgaaacgttcgtttttctgaattttatggGCGTATCCTACGCGCGTCTAGAGTCTGACGGGCTACGAAACGTTCCCGCCAATCACAGCGCAGCGTTATGTTTATCACCGTTATCACTGACGTTCAAGTGTTGTTTTCATTCTCACAATATTGACGTTttgcatattattttaaataaaacactGTCGCAATGCAGAAATAAAGTACGTACAAGTCCTAGGTAGCTATTCAGATTAACTTTATCATTCAGCACCGGCATTCCCTGGCAAGAATGAAGTAATCTGATAAGAAAGAACTATCAGTTTATCACACACTCGatgtatttttactatttttacaaaGTAATAAGATCTCATCAGTAAATTCAATACTTGACATTTCAgcggagaaaaatgaaaatcaatgagTAAAATCTGGTATCTAATAATAGATAGAGTCTAGAGATAAGTACGTAGGCTCACGCTAGTTATGCAGCTAGCTATCTGTATGTATCTGTACATTCATTTTCACTGGCTCCAACTGCaaagtatttctttttgaagttaTCGATCTCGATAGGAGTCCATCTTGACCGGAATCGGAGCACATTATTGATGACGTCATAGCTCAACTTCTCGatgtttattttcatgttttcattaaaagttttcatttatttatgtgGAAAAGGTctctttttctacttttttagtATAAATAACGAAATACCgaattatataaattttgatgaggacttttctgaagtaaaattgaatttctcatcgaatggtgtgaacaatttttgttttcgtgtaGAAATAAAAGACTTTATGAAGGTATTTTCATTCACGGATTATGAGCACATGagtgtttcaaatcaaaatgttcagaattttattctgttcgaaatgtttttttttttacccaaaggcTCACTCAGcgtttattgttcaaaattcattaaagctCCAAGTTGTGAAAACCAGAGATGCGGAGTAAAAATCGAACGTTGAGCTTTAATGAATTCATTGAATTCTGAAAGATAAACACTAAATAGTAGCAGCTTTGgataaaaaactattttgaactggataaaaataaaattctgaacatttttgattttggtattttaaaacactagtgttttcattgaaaatttcgagaaatttcaattcaatatatcTACTTACATAATAATTTATCCATGAATGAAAATATATAAAGTCGTTGTTTCTGTAATTCTGCTGGAAAGCAAACCATTCgacgaaaaatgtcattttaattaagaaaagtCATCATCGAAATTTACGCAAATTCACTTTATTCCTACCAATAATGATTAATAAAgtcgaaaaactgaatttctccCATACAATTACCTGTGAAAACTcggaaaatgataaataaacaTCGAGAAGTTGAGCTATGACGTCATCAATAAGGTGCTCCGATTCCGGTCAGGATGGACTCCTATCTCGATTGCTTTTATTGATGTAATTATCATAAATTATGatggatttgaaatgaaaacaagaatGACTTTTCCTATTTGGTATTCATTCAGTAAAGTTGTAAATGTAAAGTTACAGTACTGTCGTACGTAGGTTAAAGATTAGATTACCaaccaatttgaagaaaaaagtcgtttaattttctgttttaattagTAAAATCGAAAAAGCTCTTTATTATATcgtattttcaacgaaaaataaaaactgaaaaaatttgcgCCCCTCTGCGCTGTGATTGGCGGGAACGTTTCGTAGCCCGTCAGACTCTAGACGCGCGTATAAtactggaatgaaaaaaattttccaagaattttttgtgataaCGTTTTTCTTATCAGAGTAAGCCATGATtgtagtgttgggcaaattcgcgaatattatttttttgcttgcgcatgcgcaagaatatgcgcatattcttgcgcatattccgcagattcttttcaaaaaattagaaaattattgtttagtttagagataatagggaaaaggttttggtaactttcaaattattaaggaaaattggaaatttatgaagaaaagtAGTTGtgaaacttgtaaattgtggaaaattgtagaaaaatcttcaaattttttgaaaaaagtcccgattttcatttttttgagagaatattctccaagtgtttgagaatattcgcgaatattcgcgaatattctcagattatgcgcattgagaatattctcggGCCAACACTACATGATTGGCAACATTGTCAGCTGAAATCTACCAATCATGGACGAGCTTTTTTTATGACGACACAAcgacattattttttgatgaattttcgattttttaaagcttcaaaatcCATTTAGGAATGAATAAAAGTTTAAACtctgtacattttttgaaaatctggacaGTTTATAGCTTTTGCGCTCAttacctttcaaaaattgaaaaaaaaacagtatggTTGAAGTTTGGACGTTCGACGATTCGGCGTTAACATCTCGTGGCGGCGCCACCATcgacttgctgaaagggggacttttTGCAGAGAATCCAGAGTTCAACGGGTACCCGGATCCGCGGGTATTACCCGGATCCGAAAATTATCCGGGTCTACCCGGTTCATTATCCGGgtagaaaaattctagaaaatgacgtcattttgagcagttcatctTTATATCGCTAGGATCGCTATATAAAGATGAACTTTTTTCGTCACTTTgatttggcaacgtcgcatttttcattgtttttcactACGAGAATCGCATTCATTCGCATCTCGACAAGTCGTGTGTGCGCGTGTGTAAGCGTGCGTGAGTAtggaaatgtccccctttcagcatgataacatgtgtttcatgcatttcaccgcCAGAGTGCAACACATGTTCGTTGACGCCGAATGAAACAAAACGATATTCATGAATGGATGTTGCCGGTGTTGGCGGTGTtgcgtgttttgaaatttgaaggaaaaaacgtGGTAAGCTTTTgcaacctttttgaaaatttcgtgtgacaattttcagtgaattttttgttttatcaattttaattcgacttatgaaacatatttttaagtTATTGAAGTATTCTTCTCTGTAAACGATTCTCTCCTACATTGGAGTATTCTGTATTCCTGTATTTAAACTTCTGAAGAATTTCTTTACTCAATTGAATGTTGGAATTTCCTACAAGCAAATACATGAATGGACAAATAGTTTTCCCGCTCAATACATTATCACTAGGTAAGAGATATAAAGTATTATTTGTAATAAATTATAATTGTATTATTGTTCGAAGTTCGTGATGAATGgaattaaatgtgaaaaaatgaatactgcTTCAGTTTCCAGAGCTAGTAATTTTATCCGAAACACAGTGAAACGAGCTTTGGGTCGTGATGAAGAAGATATACTAACACCCAAACGGTTAGCGTTACAAGATGACAATTTCTTACAgatacaaaattttatgaagatATTCGGTAAATTTTCATATCAGTGCGTATattgtattaggtacctactccaaTGTTACTTATTCTTGACTTAATTTCTTATATAGATGACCCTGTAATGAGAAGTTTACTAAAATTCGACTCGTGCAACTTGCTAGCTGACAATTATTTGATTGCGATTGCGTATATTTATTTGGACAGAGCTAAAATTCTATTATCAAAACACGACGTTCATTATTTACTTAGTGCCTTGTAAGAATACACGATTTATCATCGGATTTATTCATTCAGTAATTAAAATCACTCGTTGATCGCGAATGTATCGGTTTCCAGGTATTTAGCCCACGAGGTTCAAGAAGACTTGAGATGTTtacgtgaaaaaattatacccTGGTATCCTGGGACTTGTACAGAGATGAAAAGCGCCGGactacattattttaaaaataaaatttggattcAGATGAATTTCAAATGCCACGTTACTAAAAAGAGCTGCGACGAGGTGAGTGTTTCTCTGGTGTTTCTTTAATCAAGTAGGTAAAGTGttaggaataaaaaattaacggtTGTTGACTGCGTTTGATTTATCTCATTTGATAAGATTCGAAATATTTCTATGCATCGTCTCAAGTTTTTCACGAATTTCAACCATGAAATCTGTCGCAGTTTTAATGGTGTTATTTTGGTTTATCACAGTTGATAATTATACCGCTGTAGGATACGTTCCGTTGATGATACTGAACGCGATAAGTTTTCGTGAAAATTCCGATTGTCTAACTTACATCTATTGTAAAGCTGGCGGTTCGCCTCCGTCTTATTTTCGTAATTGTACTTTCTACGAGATATTTACAAACCTACGTCCGGAGTTGGAGAGtgctactttttcaaaattggcaaattttctgACTTCGTTGAAATTATACAGAGTAGATAAAACTTTTGAATACGAGGTGACATCAAATAGCAACGATATAATACTATCGGtagtgaaattattttacaagtaCCGAAATTCATCTTTCCTTGTTTGCGATAACGATGAGAAGTATCTTCCACCACGTAATGCATCTTTTACTTGGACATCAGCGGGGTCTTATTGTTATATAATGGAATCATCCAACCCACCTTACCCAGCTGATGAAAACCGTGAGCGACGACATGCTGACGATGACGATGTCGTTGATGATATCGCTGACGTTGACAATAATGACAACTCTACCAGTTATGAGCAACCTGATGAAAATGTCCACATAAGCGTCGATGGACTCGATGATATAACCAATGAAAATATGGAATTGAATAGAagcattaaaaaagaaataaattcgaCGGCGAGAAGTACCAATGACATTGTATACAATGGGCCAGAATACTATATTGTCGCTGTCACCAGTATTTACTCTTTAATTGGCGTCATTTTATCGAGTCTCGTCATCGTTTTACCTTTATTCACTTGCGCCGTTATTGTTCTAATGTATCGTTACACCAGTGTTGTAATTACAGAATAATTATGcggttttgttaattttgtttACGTATAGTTGATGAAACGCACCGCTCAATGGGACCTTTGGAAAAGAAAACGAGAGTCGTCGCATTCGGGAGCTTTTCGATTTtatcagtttgaaaaaaccaaatGCAAACATTGCTGTAAGTCGTACCAGTACAACTTGATGGTATCCGATGTGAATAATAACGAATTACAAGAATCTGCCGAAAGTAAGATCAACGATGATACCATTTGCTTGAATCATCTATTCTTCTAAACAATGATTTTTCCGTTGTTTACTTATTTTACAGATACCCCGGTCAGTTTCACTACTTCGGATTGGGAAATTGATTCTAATTCGGATGATGTTCTTTCGTCGTGAAATTTTAGTAGTACttaatttagttttaaaattttaattgttgtttgttttcgatctcattaattttttacgtttcgTTTTCGATTTCAAAGCCCAAGACAGCgttaattttggctttttttttcacttgtgaAGTGTTATTGTATAAGTTTTCGTTCCAGTGAACTCTAaacgcgtgtttttttttacgatacctATCAActaagaaataaatttttatttttattattacatCTATAAAAATCATTTACGTTTATAATTAGGTCATTATAATCATCAATTTACCATGCCTATACATAGACCGCAAATTTGAAAGTACCTATAAGAGCAGGCGTATTATCAAACGTTCAAATATGgaataattattctaataaCATGCTCAAAATATGGAACAACCGGTCACCTACTTCCGCTCCGATGAGCAACCAACGTTTGTATTCGActatttctctaaaattttataTTGTTCCGTAcgtgtttttcaagttgaaggcGATCTGTGCAGTTACATCGGTATAGAATTATGAATGAAACGGTCTTCTTCTCTTGATAAGAATACGTTTTATTAATTTGCACCTATAGTATGTAATGTTTATATATCGTAACGTAAATTTACATAACCGATAATTGTGATCTATTCTGAGACATGAATGTAACGTGCATCCTCCTACTAGTCAGTATTTTAATTACTtgtagtttttgtcaaaaaaatgatcaaattcaaCGATCGTCTGATGATAACGcgattgaaatttccaattggAAAAATGATCCTGAAGGACATCAGAAAAATATCGTGACGAGTGagttacctatatttaaataattatttttaacgtTGAAATTAACTCATCTCCAACTATTCCTAAATTGTAATTCATGATTTCATATATAGGCACATCTCGTGATATTTCTTCGCCTCGAACAATTATGCCTTCTTTTCGGATGATTCTTTTCGAAGTATCGTTTATGGCCATATCGATCTTTTTAGTCAATAGTTTGGaagtaagttgaaaaataatttgaattcgtattttaaaaataatttaattatcattcgaaaatttatttttcagaattacatTCAACAAAAGTCCAAAACCATTCCGAAAAGTAATTCAAtggatgatgatttttttgaaaatttcagaaacattttgccaagttttgacttttgatgaGCAGCTGATAAGTAAACaacgaaaaatgaagttgatttgatgtaattttcagTTCAACGCTCGAGtaaatctatttttaaataaagctgatatttatttcaaatacctatacctacttcgCATGGCGAGCCGGCGTATTACAAAATTACTTTCGTTTGGAGCTTTGTTTTATCCTATTTTACGACCGATTGTTTCCAATTTCATTGCCAAACTGGCAATTTTTATTAGTTTGCTTTATTaatgaaagtaaattttttgattaagaTAAGCAATTACACgtgacatttcaacaaaaaaaaaagtttatttgaaTGTAAAGATCAACAGATTGCAAGATGATGACATTACCTACCAATCGAGGAGAAAGGCAATGGAACGGAGATCATTTCATgtttgatagaaattttaaatacctaaattttttaTCGCTTCATAGTTCATATAAATATCTGATTAAGCTCTAGTAAATCGTGGAATGGATGAACTGTGCTAGTACCTCCGAAGAACAAATGAAATACTAATCCCAATGCGACAGAAATAGGTAGGGCTGGTAAAACTGTTCTAATCCATAGTAACAAAATGAATGTGATACATAATCCCTAAAATCACATAAATCATTATAAATGTCGAGGCGAGTCCAAGTGTAGATAAATTCGGAGATGACCAACTTATTAAACTTACGATCAAAATAGCTACGTAACAAGCTATAGCAGAAATCCACGTTCCATACATGTACGCTTTTCCCAATAAAATGCTATAAAAAATAAAGTCTCCAAGACCTAATTGCGCTCCACCTGCGATAAAAATCatattattgaatttgaaattgaattatacTAATTGGAGGTAAATTCCAGTTTCTAGCCGTACCATCTTCGCGTCTCGTTCTTTTCTTATTCGCTTTTGACCGTTGGCGTTTCAACTTTCGCTTTCGAGGTTCACCGGATGTGGTCGAGCTGGGAGATTCAGTGTTTGTGGGCTCAATGGTATTACTTCGTTTGTTCAAATTATGGTGTTCATTATCATCTACTTCGActgtaatttcattttctgcaaTACTTCGTTTATTCAATCTAATTTTTATTGTAGTTGTACTTATTgtccttacctacctaccaaaattatcaaattaattacctacctgtaGTTGATGAGTTggaaatactttcatttgattCAGTCTCCTCTTCATTGTCGATTGCTATCGCTGAATTATAAACAACAGCTGTAACAATCAGTGccataaaaataagaaatttcaggtgtaaaattcaattaggtacctatagttatttacaaaaagtaagtaagtaactaaATATCTTACTGGAATAAATCAGCGATGGAAAAAGCGACTCGTTTCGTTCCAAGGCAGTTTCAACGAGTATTTTTAATGGTCCAATAGGTGCCAAAACAGCTACTATATCTAAAATGCGACGAATAAAGATCCAAAGTAGCTAAtaacctaatttttttaaattttagtcaaGTACAATTAGAGGTAGATAcctaatgaatttttccaaactaaCCCCAAATCGACACAAGAAATAATAGAATCCAAATTGTCCATCCAGATAGCGTTTTAATAATCTCCAACGCTATTCGGGCAGCTATCAGTGTTAAATAAACTTGTCGAAGTTTCAAAGGCCCTTTCCAATATATACAAATAATGCCAGCTGTACCGAAATTCCAAAGGAGTAGTACTGCCGTGAAAATATCCATTGGTAAgttgtatgttttcaaaaaataccttttaaaaaattatctgttAAATCTGGACACTTGGACAGGACTATAAGTCTCTACATAAGATGTAGATTTT
This region of Planococcus citri chromosome 5, ihPlaCitr1.1, whole genome shotgun sequence genomic DNA includes:
- the LOC135847214 gene encoding presenilin homolog isoform X1 → MTNEEETEDQITSHETEERNRQQNVSQKRTRFDEDLQYEASDLKQETESVIKLIVPVSVCMLIVILSLGNIDFFTEDTTLDGAIWFVEAGGSKKPFSIWVNVVIALFLIIFIIIITFILIALYVYRFYKVLKTWFVLTTLLVLFIFSYIYFEYFLKTYNLPMDIFTAVLLLWNFGTAGIICIYWKGPLKLRQVYLTLIAARIALEIIKTLSGWTIWILLFLVSIWDIVAVLAPIGPLKILVETALERNESLFPSLIYSTVVYNSAIAIDNEEETESNESISNSSTTENEITVEVDDNEHHNLNKRSNTIEPTNTESPSSTTSGEPRKRKLKRQRSKANKKRTRREDGGAQLGLGDFIFYSILLGKAYMYGTWISAIACYVAILIGLCITFILLLWIRTVLPALPISVALGLVFHLFFGGTSTVHPFHDLLELNQIFI
- the LOC135847214 gene encoding presenilin homolog isoform X2, with product MTNEEETEDQITSHETEERNRQQNVSQKRTRFDEDLQYEASDLKQETESVIKLIVPVSVCMLIVILSLGNIDFFTEDTTLDGAIWFVEAGGSKKPFSIWVNVVIALFLIIFIIIITFILIALYVYRFYKVLKTWFVLTTLLVLFIFSYIYFEYFLKTYNLPMDIFTAVLLLWNFGTAGIICIYWKGPLKLRQVYLTLIAARIALEIIKTLSGWTIWILLFLVSIWDIVAVLAPIGPLKILVETALERNESLFPSLIYSTVVYNSAIAIDNEEETESNESISNSSTTVEVDDNEHHNLNKRSNTIEPTNTESPSSTTSGEPRKRKLKRQRSKANKKRTRREDGGAQLGLGDFIFYSILLGKAYMYGTWISAIACYVAILIGLCITFILLLWIRTVLPALPISVALGLVFHLFFGGTSTVHPFHDLLELNQIFI